Part of the Triticum urartu cultivar G1812 chromosome 2, Tu2.1, whole genome shotgun sequence genome, taccttgctatcacactacttgttaccgataatttcagtgcttacagagaataccttactgaaaactgcttgtcattttctcctcattgggttcgaaactcttacttatcgaatGGACTGTGAttgattccctatacttgtgggtgaTTAGTATCATATCTCGAACGGATAAGATCAGGATCCCTAGAAATGGGGGATAGCGGTCGGTGGGGAAGGAAAGGAGGGATTTCCTTCCCCTCCCCTTGGCCAACGACCCTACGGGCTTGGAGGGCAAATCACCAACCCCTCCACGCATATATAAAGGTGGGGAGGCGTTGGGGACAGCCACACTTCCACCCCTTGGCGCCTCCCCCTCCCGTTACTCCTCCACCTCGCGCAGAcacttggcgaagccctgctacacTTCCGCtgcctccaccaccaccaccccgtTGTGTTGGATTAGATCTCATCTACCTCCTCTCCCtcgcttgctggatcaagaaggagaaCGTTTTTGGTCTataagggtacgtagacatactcccctctcgttgctttgcATCTCCTAGATTAGATCTTGGGTgttcgtaggaaattttttgattTTCATGCTTCGTTCCCCATCACCTATCCTGGCTTACCTTCTCCGGAAGGAGTTACCCGAGGACGTGACGGAAGTCGAACGTATAGTTCGCCGAGCTACCGCTTATGACAACCACGAAGGAGAGCTGTACAAGCGCATCGTTATTGGAGTTTTCCAACGTTGTATTTCTCCTGAAGAGATCTGACAACTCATTCACGAGATAACCTGGTCGTTCACAGTCTAGGGGATGGACATGGTCGGACCTCTTCGTACAGGTGAAGGTGATAATAAATACCTCCTCGTCATGGCAGGGGCAGACCTACATTGAGGTGAGTGGGAGCCCATGCCCCACCCAAAATTTGAAATTGCACTAATATTTGCTTGTGTTTTTTGAAAAAATATGCTTAATTTTTTTACTTTTTAAAGAACATGCCCCCACTCAAATAGTTTGCCCCTAGTCAAAATACTCTCTAGGTCTGGTACTGCATCAtggtcgacaagttcaccaagcggATCGAAGCGAACCCGGTCACCAGCCAAGCTGCGGAGCCGGTCATTAAATTCATGTCCGGTGTGATTCACTGGTACGTCATGCCTTGACGCAACATCAAACTGGACGGACTACGCCTCCGTTCCACTGTAGTGCTAAAAGGGTAAAATGAGCCTAGTTTCTAATTTCCTAAATCAGTATTGCTCATTTTTTTTTCTAGGTTTCTATTGCACTGTTCCGAAACAGAGTTTTCTCCAGAGTAATCCATGCACTCCACTGTACTTTCAGCCAATTGGATGCTTGTGAATGGTTCTGCATTACTTTGAACATCATGATTAGAGACCTTTGTCCGTTGTTTCCAGTAAGTAGACCTTGATGGGTTTGATTAATATAAACATATTTAGTTGTTCTTGATTGATGAGAATATGTTAATGAACCAACTATAGAATTAGGGTCTCTTATTGCCAGTAAATGGAATATTAACTCTAGAATTTTTACTGTGACCCCACCTGTGTGATTGCAGACAGGATCTCGGATCATTGAGCGTTTTTGTCCTGGGTCgcttgtttctttttcttttttgagaatCAAGAGCTTTATTAATTTAACCAGCGGGATTACAATCCTTCATCACACAGGCCGTGAGGAAGGTCGGAACATAGTTGATCCAAATACACCGACGTCTAGAGGAGTTACATTGTTTAGCACAAAGATGAGCTAGTTCATTCGCTTCCCTCGAAATGAAGGACAATCGAAACTCCTCAAAATTCCTACAAAGCTCTTGGATTTCCTTAATTATGGTAGCTATCTCCGAGCGGTCATTCTCTGGAGAATACCACAGTTTAAGCACAATTTGGGCATCAGTTTCCATGTGCACTTTCCTATACCCCAAATCAAACGCAAGCTGGGCGCCATCTCGTATTGCATACGCCTCCATGGACATAGCAGAAAGTCCATTCTCATACCAAATTGCCTGAGCACGAATTAGCTTTCCTTTGTGGTCGCACACACCTGGTCATGTGCCTCCCCGATGGGAGTCCTCTTGAAACGAGCCATCTACATTTATCTTCAGGGTGGCTTGGTCCGGCGGCTTCCATCTCTGTACCTCCTTATTGGCAACTGTTGTCATCTTTTTTCCAGTCGCCGCTAGATCAGCAGCAACATCTGTTGTCCATTTAGCTGATTGCATCAAGGATCTTGTGGTCTCACCGTGTGTGCGTGCATTTCTTTCTGTCCAGACAGCCCAGGCACCACATAGAATTACACATGCATCTGACTGCTTAACCTTGTCATGATCCACCATATCCACAGCCCATGTTTCATGACTTAACACTGGTATCTTAACTGACGTAGCTTGCTTGACCTCCTGCCAGAATAATTTTGCCCAAGTACAGTCAAACAAGGCATGGCGGATGCTTTCCTCTTGGCCACAAGCTTCACAGAATGCTATTCGCTCAATATGTCTCCCGCAGAGAACAGCTTGAGTTGGGACATACCCTTTGATCACCCTCCACCAAAAATTTCTTACCTTCAGCGATACTGGGAGTCGCCACAGTTTCCTCCAGAACCCCCTCTCCTGCCCCTCTGAGCTTGATGCTGAAACTGTATCACGCCGTAACGCGACCATCAGCTTGTATGCTGAACGCACTGAGAAATTCCCAAATCGATCCAGGGACCATGCCCAGAAATCATCCTGTGCTTTCCCAATCGGTATATGTGTGATCATGGACCAGCAAAGCTCCTAAAATGCAAGCGGAATTCAATGATTCTCTCGAGGTATTCCACACCGGTTGCAGCTTTTGTCAAGAATTTCATTTGTTGACTTTTGTCATGTAAATATTATTATTTTATATGCATTTTTGCTCTTCGATTTTTTTTTCAGCACAGCTCTTTAATTCGACATCTTTCCTAATTTGTACAAACTCACATAAGCAAATATAAACTAATTTTCTACAAACTCACATCATAGTTCAGAACGGTTTCACTGAAATGTAGATAAACAATGGACTACTGGACAACTTTTACAGAGGATCTTGGTGATGATAGGATATGTTGGGGGAGTGAGTTGACTAGTACAACCAGATCCAGCGCTGGATGACTTGATGTGGGAAGGACTGCTCAAGAAAGATATGAGGAGACCGATAAAAGGACCGGTGATAGTGTCACGAGTTTAGACTGGAACGGCACGGCGGATACTTGGAGCGATGAACATGCCAGTTCTCACTCCCGGTGGTGCAAGTGCAGGGAGTCTGAACTGAATATGCAAGACTGTTGTTGCACATAATTCGGATGAAAAGCTAAGATATGAAAAAGCCAAACCTGTTTGTCAAATAGCTGCACTATGATGCAAGCTTTTCACACTCTTGCCAATTTGATTGCGGTATCTCTTCTAACCAATAACTGTCCCAAACATGGTTGTGCGGCTCACCACTCAAACGAAGCATTGTGAAATCAGAGgtgaatccattggattcgtgccTCAGTACACAGTTTTCCAACTAGAGCAGCAGAATGATTTAAGAAGACATAGAAGCATACAAGAATAAATCGATACAAAAAGATTACTCAAATGCTTTGCACAGATTCAGGCCAACAATTTTCCATTCATATCTGAAACTGATTACAGTATGACTTGATAGTCAGTACATCAAGGACTTGCTTAGCTCAAAGCTTCACCCACACATACACACAAGAGTTCACCAACCAATGCTACTCATTGGAAACTGCAACTTTAACTCACCAAGATGCCAATGCCTAAGAATCCAAGTCAGTCAAGATTAATTTTACAGGACAGTCAGCACAGACTCCAGATGCTAGGCAGCTCACATGATTACGTGTGTATCGACAAGTTCAATTCTACTCCTTTTTCCTGCTACAAGCCGGGTAGCAAACGGGCGTTTTTTATTTTGCGGCGAGTGCGTTTTACGCTCTGTCTCGTGCCGGAATTGCAGTACATGAGTTTCCAGTTTTTTTGGCTCATCTGCTTTACTTTGATCTATTGAAATGCCCTTTATTTACTTAAACCCTTAACTTAGGACCAGGTGTGGATGTAGTGTAACTGTGTCGTACACATCTTAACAAGGTTTTTGCTGCCTAGCTAGATGGAGACTGTGCTGACACTCTTGTAAAATTACTATTGACTGAAAGGGATTCAAAGAACACTAGAAATCTTGGTGATTAAGTGCAGAACCTAGAGAGGCAAAGATTAAATGAAACTCATGTGTGAATGGTTTAGGAAGGTAAAAAGACTAGCAAGGGCGTAATACCACTGGACTCAAGCAAGGAATTGGTTGCTTCCTTGGTGCTGCAACAGCAATGGCAGGCAATGGTGATTGGTTTTGCCTGGGAATCTTGCAGCTGAGCTCCCTCATCCCCCTTCTAGCCTGCAGAGTTGAAGCTAGAGTCACATTCTTCACACCGGGCGCAACAGCAGTGACAGGCAGTGGTGTAGAGCCGACGAAAGAGCAAGCCTTGGAAGCGACGGGACGAGAGACCTTCTTCACGGGTGCAGCAGCATTGGCAGCCTTGGAAGTCGGGCGCTTGCGGTGGTGGCAAGCGAACTCCTCGTCTTGAGCCATCTGGCGTCCACGGGCACAGATGGCGCACCGGACACCAACAGGTTCAGTACCAGCAGCGGCCGGCAAGGTGGTGGCAGGCCCAGGGCGCGTGGCGACGGCAATATCGGAGGCATGGAAAGCGATGGACGCCGTCGGCGCCGGGCTAGGTTCTCCGTGGTCGACACCCTTGGGGTGGTGAACGAGTTGGCACCAGGCACGAACGGGATCAGCACGGGTGGCGGTGGCTGGAGCAGCGACAGCAGTTGCGACCGTGGCGGCGTGGCGACGGGGACGCCCTCCATGGTGGACGCCGTGGCGGCGGAGTTCTTGGACGGCTGCGGCGGCCTCCTTGGCGAGGCCGTCTTCCCCAAGACGGCGCTGGAAGTCGGCGTCCCAGCAGGCAAGGGACTCCCGGGACTCACCGGTGGCCTTGGCAAGGCTGTGCTTGGTCCAGTACTGGAGCACCCTCTCGAGGGCGCGCGAGGGCACCCGCATCTCCAGCGGGCGGGCTTGGGCGGCGGCCGGGCGATAGTCCCACGCCGGAGCGACGAGCACCTTGCCTTCGGAGCTACGGAGCTGGAGCACCTTCGCCGCCATCGACGGCGTGTCTAGGTCTGGAGATCGGGAAGGTGCGGGAGCAGATCGAAGTGGAGCTTTTGCTCCCACCGCCGCTGCCCATTTATTCAGGGGAGAGCTCCTAATTCTTGCCGAACTCGGATTGGAACTGTCGCCGGCTGAACTGGAATTGGGATCCAACTCGAGCTCGGCTGCGGCAATCTCACGCGCTCATTCATTTTTGACTGAAGAACAAATGGAACGTCTTCAGTTTCTCAGTCCACAGAAAGAACAAATGGATTTCTTCAGTTAAAAACCTGGACGCCTCTGCATCCTACTGATGAATTTCTACTATATAAAATAGGATGTGCAAGACAGAAAGAAAATTCATTGCCAATTTGGCTTTAGGGAAATTCGGTGGTACAAAAATCAGTCATAGTTTGTATTGTTCTTGAGCACAGCCTAAAATGATGTGTATAAAACACACAATTGTACTTTTAGGCAAATTGCATAAATTTCTGAAGCCACTAAATTCGACCTCTACTGAATGTTGCTTTTTTTATCTCAAAATATGTTTCCTTCCTACACAAATTTTCCCTTCTGATACTAAATATGCTTCTGAAAGAGAAGCCCAGCAAAAATGGTCGTGCGTCCCAGCGGCCTCGGACGCCGCACACCCATCATAGCTCTTCTCGTTGTGGGTTGCAACGCACCGACGGTTGCAGCTCCCTCGTGGGTGGTCATAACTCGTCGTCTCGGTGGCTGGCTAAGGGTGCAACACGAGGTCCTTGTGGTCCCCCATGTCGATGACCTCGCCCCCACCCCACCCCATCATGACAGGGGAATACGTGTGTGCGACACATGACAGTGCGCATGGAGTGATGGCTACCACCTCCGATGAACTTCTAGGTGAGAGGTGTGAGACGAGTATGAGAGAGATGCGGGAGAAGATGAATGGCTGAGAGCATGATAATCTCCGCCTATAAGAGGATAAAGAAAGAAGGGATAAGCGGTTGGTGGGCCATATTGGCGTATGTGGCTTACGTATGAAGCCTGCTAAAAGCGAGCAAGCGGGGCGGCTGATGAAGAGCCAAGTCGGTCAGCCAATATAGATATTTACCTTTTAATTTTGCCAAAACTTACATCTTAATTAAGTTTTCATGTCAAATTTGTATCCTTTAGAAGGTATTTCAGAAAACAAGTTTCCATGTCATCCATTTGAAGGCACTTGCTTACAAAAGAAGCATGATAGGCATTATTTTTTGTAACAAAAAAAGAGTCTGAGCAAAGGAAAATATATGACATCTAattatatgagcgcttgtgtctacATTGATATTCAAAAAATACTATACTAGTGGGAAACATATATGTGCATTGTAACAGGAGAACAAAATTGCATGCTCCTATCCCAATAAGCACGTCTTGAGACCCCTCTATGGTTCCACGTCCTCTATTCAGATATAGTGTCCTATTTTGTGTTGTCGCAATGCTACTTATCCTCCTTTCCGTCCTTACTGAAAGTGTTGCAGTGCCACTGCACGGCACACCTATCGTTGAACCACGCCAGCGCTAAGGAATGTTTCAAACTTTTAAAACCAACCTCGTCAGGTTGGATATGAGGGCCATGCTCCGCGAGCTACACCCTGCACTTGGTTCATACACCGTCCCTCATACTCCCGCTCGCTTTTAAATTGTTTTCTAAATGCATGAACATTATATTGAAAAGATATTAGATGCATACTACCTCGCATCCGGCGTTTGTATGAGAGGCTGACATCCGAGCATGACCAGATCGATACCATCGAGTGTATATCGAGTGAGGTGCAACTCACCCGAGCAATCGCCGAAAAGTTCCCGCCCTCCATTCTACCATGAATATTCTTATCACAGaagacccaaagaatgtcattcCAAGTGTGCGGTAGGTCGGTCCAAGATGATTTTTTGACATTTCTCATAATATTTAGTCATAGAAGTAATCCGTCAATACATCCATGACAATACATGTTTTCCCAAGTTTCCTTGACATGAAAGTGTTCCTACTATAATATGAAGAAGTGTCACAAAAGTGTTTTCTTCTTGTAGCGTGTATTTGTAGATCTGATGCAATCACTACTACAGGGCCAAATAGCATTGACCGACTAAAATGTATCATCACTGACCAACGACCCGACAATGCTTTTAGGTCAACAATGACTTCATCATCACAGATGGGACGGCCAACGAGTGCTGACTACcacaagcccccccccccccccaagcagAGTTTCATCATTAACAACTTTGGATTGCACTGCTAGCAGTAGCAATTCAATGGGACTACTACTAGAAGTGCATCCCCAAGTATGCAAATCACATCACACATACAAGTATTGTCAATATTCCATCTCGTATGCACATATACGAAACCTTTTATAGTGCATTCCATTGCATACATATACATTGCTAGCCTCATATACAACAATTGTAGATCATAATCATCGCATTGGTACATTTTCACTTACAAGATCGTGTATCCTTTGTTGGTTTCATTGTTGTTTTTGTCGCATTGTTGGTTGCATCCTTCTCGTTGTCGATAGATCTGCCACGTTGCATTTCAATATCCGGACCATTGAAAGGAACTAACTCATGCTGCATATGAATAGCCTTTTTTGGAGTAACTCTTGCATATGAATAGTCGGATATCTATTCAATTGGGGGTAAAGCccactaaaaatattttcaatacATGTTTCATTTTTTTCCTTCTTTGATTATATGTGTTTTTATCAGGTTTCTTCGTTCTTTTTTAATATATGTGTACTTTTTCAATACATGTTGTACATCTTTTGTATCACACGGTACTTTTTTTatacatgttgaacatttttcaaatacacgATGCATGTGTTTGAACATTTTATAATGCATattaaacatttttcaaatacatgtggATCTTTTTTAATGATATGATTTTTTTAAGTACATAAATATTTTTTTGCATTGTATTTTTTTAATACTTGATAAATATTTGTTCCAAATGCATGTCGGAGTATTTTTCTAATAAATGTAAAACAGTTTTTAAATACACATTGAATATTTTTTGAATGGTATGAAACTTTTTTTAAGCACAAACATATTTTGAAGATGTCATGAACACTTTTTTGTAATGCGTGAACATTTTCTTCAAATGTCACCAACATATTTGTTAATGATATCGACATTTTAGTTGCGTGAACATTTTTGTAAACTGCAGAACATTTTTTAATGTGCCATATACACTTTATGTTTCAGAATACAAATGCaaataagaaaaaaaatagaaacaaaAATGATGAAACAAGAAAAAAATGATGCTAAAAAAACCAGCGCTTGCTCACTGAAAAATAAAACCCGCTGGGATCAAAATATAAGATGCTTTTTGACACTAACATAGTTATAATACAGAAGGAGTAACTTGGTAGTGGGCCGTCCCACAATAATGCACCATTGCAGGCGAGCCTCAAAAATGGCCCGGCCCAAGTCTTAGCATTAGCATTCCTGCCACGACCGCTAAACCCTCTTGATCTAGACATGCCTTCGGCGGCGCCACTTCCCCACCGACTTCCATCCCCTGCCCCGGCGTCGTGCCCGGGACTTATATGTCGCTCTCCCCCTTTCTTTCTCCCAcagccccagccgcctcctcctccttcccacCCCGCCCTTCGCAATGCCTCCTCGCCGCGACCACGTacgcccctcctcctcctctcgaGCTCCCAAACCCTAACGACGTCTCCGGCAAGGCAAGCAGACGCGGCAGAGATGGAAGCCGAAGGCcatccccgccccctccccctcgtTCGCGGCCGTCGAGAGGATGGCCCTTGCGCCGAGCACGGCAGGGGCGGCGCAGGTGTGGGTGCCCAGGGGCTACACGACCTCGGCGTCCTCGTCCTCAACTTGGGTCACTGGAAGTTCTGTACATGAAGCAGGCAAGGACCGAGCGTTTTGAATTAACCAAGGCCTTGATTGAATGCAAGATGAAAGAGGGTTCCTCAATGAATGAGCATATAGTAAATCTTGCTGGCTATGTTGATTGACTAGCTTCTCTGGAATTTGGAATTCCGCCGACACTCAGTACAGACATTGTGCTTGCTTCACTCCTCCCATCTTATGATGGCTTTATCATGAACTACAACATGAATGGGATGGAGAGAAGTGCAAACGAGTTGTTTGCTATGCTCAAAACTGCAGAAGCTGGAATGCAGAAGAATAAGATAGTGTTGATGGTGAACAAGACCACCAGTCTCAAGAAGAAAGGGAAGCTGGTAAGACTGAGTCTCAGAAGAAGAACAAGGGCGAAACCTCTAAAGAGACTGAACGTTTCTACTGCAAGCAGAAGGGACACTAGAAGCGTAACTGCAAGAAGTATTGGGCGAATAAGAAGAACGGTTATTCTAGTAAAGGTATAATCATTATACAAAGTTAATGTTATTCTACTTGTAAATTTCTGTATGTCATTAGTATTTGATACTGATCGGTTGCTCTCATTTTGCAAACCGATGCAGGGACTACAAAGAGCTCACAAGGAGAGAAGAAGTGAAGTCGTGACATCAGTCGGGAATGGTGATGGGATCACTGCTCGGAGACCGTCAAAGTCATGTGTTTAGTTTATCTTCAAGATTTATCTTAGAACTAAAATAATATTTATTTTGCTTCGAAGTTATGTAATGCATTATCCTATGGGTTATGTGATGGATATTCTTATAAGTCTTAAACAATAGTTGTTCGAATTATTATGAGAATATATTTTTGATTAAACATCTATTTTTGATGGTTTATTCATGATGAATCTTGAAGGTTGTGATCTATAACATTAAAAGCTAAACGTCTTGAGAAGACTGATAAACCACTTGTGTGTGGCACTGCTTGGTTATATCGGATAATTGATCTTCATAGGGATGAAGTATAAAAGGTTTTTGAATTGACTGAATACATTGAGATGTATAAAGTTTGACGGATATAATAGGGTGTGATGAAATTTTACTTCATCAATCTTATGAGTAAATATGATTTACTTTATAAAATATAAGACTAAAATATTTGAAATGGTTCAAAGAAATTCAAGATGAAGATATAATATCATTATGAATGAAGATAGAATAATTCTTCTTTCATGAAGAACTATATCTAAGTCATAAGTTTAGTAAACCATTGAATATTGTGGAATTATTATTAGTGATCTGCTCGTATTAAAATTTGGGGGATTCAATCATGAAACAACAAAATATGTACTAAACGGATGCACCATCTAAAAGTCTGATAAAACTATAAAGAGTAATATAGTATTTTAGACCAAATGCTTGATTGTAGGTTTTGTGTTGCTCTTACAAAATTCAAAGGACAAAATGTTTGCCAGAATATGTTTATCGAGAAAAGGTTTTATCGTTAAAAGAGTAAGTGGGAGGATGATACAGTTTATTAATATTATTGAATACTTGGCTCAAGTTAAAAACAAGACTAAACCAGAAAGGTTCGGGAATAAGTTTGTCTGTGAAACTAAGCAAAGAATCTACTACAAAATATGTAGAAACTTTAGTTAAAACTGTAACAAAATGCAAAGGTCGGGAATAGATTATCGAGTCTACTGAATATGATGTATCGAGCAATGTATGAGTTGAACCATGTCATTTCCAACTTCTGAAAATGCATGCTTGCACTTTGTGTGAGTGTGTGTTAATTCAAAAGTTTGTATTTACATCATGTAATTTATGTGAGTGGTTTATACATGTGTTTTTACTGGTTGGCATGCAAATTCCAAATTTTGAAACCAAACCAAACACAATCCAATCAATGCTGCCAAATATTTGATTTGAGACCAAATGACAACCAATGGTTTTACCAAACCAAATTGGTAAGTGCTATGGGGTACAATCCAAATAGCCACAATCTACCTTTTTTAGCCATGCCAATAACTTGGTAGAGCTAGATGGGGCTCAATCCAAACAGACCCTACTATAGGCTAGACCGACCTACGACTCAGAATAGGCAAGTTATAGACACACC contains:
- the LOC125541252 gene encoding uncharacterized protein LOC125541252 isoform X1, whose protein sequence is MAAKVLQLRSSEGKVLVAPAWDYRPAAAQARPLEMRVPSRALERVLQYWTKHSLAKATGESRESLACWDADFQRRLGEDGLAKEAAAAVQELRRHGVHHGGRPRRHAATVATAVAAPATATRADPVRAWCQLVHHPKGVDHGEPSPAPTASIAFHASDIAVATRPGPATTLPAAAGTEPVGVRCAICARGRQMAQDEEFACHHRKRPTSKAANAAAPVKKVSRPVASKACSFVGSTPLPVTAVAPGVKNVTLASTLQARRGMRELSCKIPRQNQSPLPAIAVAAPRKQPIPCLSPVVLRPC
- the LOC125541252 gene encoding uncharacterized protein LOC125541252 isoform X2, yielding MAAKVLQLRSSEGKVLVAPAWDYRPAAAQARPLEMRVPSRALERVLQYWTKHSLAKATGESRESLACWDADFQRRLGEDGLAKEAAAAVQELRRHGVHHGGRPRRHAATVATAVAAPATATRADPVRAWCQLVHHPKGVDHGEPSPAPTASIAFHASDIAVATRPGPATTLPAAAGTEPVGVRCAICARGRQMAQDEEFACHHRKRPTSKAANAAAPVKKARRGMRELSCKIPRQNQSPLPAIAVAAPRKQPIPCLSPVVLRPC